A DNA window from bacterium contains the following coding sequences:
- a CDS encoding alpha/beta hydrolase encodes MVPPERIEPSPPREPVNRIADRWFPVEADGGTLRMTLFATGDMLAPHPSVARLVIMINGTLRNADVYFDSTIAAAAAAGAGTDRTLIAAPQFLATPDAEKFALRADTPYWTPEGWKIGDRSVHPERGPSSYTVIDAMISAALDRDRFPALRAVVVAGHSAGGQFVHRYIAFNRVHAALRRAGIAVRYIVSNPSSYLYFDGRRVDGDRGLALYPREQCEDFNRYRYGLEQPNEYGAAALAAFGGGDAAGAMAREYGRREVAYLLGEADADPNSDSLDRSCGAMAQGATRLERGRRYFRYVQALLGPEALATHSLHVVPGVGHDHRAMFMSPSGLALLFGDGRAHPQ; translated from the coding sequence GTCGAGGCGGACGGGGGGACGCTCCGCATGACGCTGTTCGCGACCGGGGATATGCTCGCGCCGCACCCGAGCGTGGCGCGGCTCGTCATCATGATCAACGGCACGCTCCGCAACGCCGACGTCTACTTCGACAGCACGATCGCCGCCGCGGCGGCCGCCGGCGCCGGGACCGACAGGACGTTGATCGCGGCGCCGCAGTTTCTTGCGACGCCGGATGCGGAGAAGTTCGCGCTCCGCGCCGACACCCCGTATTGGACGCCGGAGGGCTGGAAGATCGGAGACCGGTCCGTGCATCCGGAGCGCGGCCCGAGCTCGTACACGGTGATCGACGCGATGATCTCCGCGGCGTTGGACCGCGACCGGTTCCCGGCGCTGCGGGCGGTCGTCGTCGCGGGACACTCCGCGGGCGGGCAGTTCGTCCACCGGTACATCGCGTTCAACCGCGTCCACGCGGCGCTCCGCCGCGCGGGCATCGCAGTCCGGTACATCGTCTCGAACCCGTCCTCGTACCTCTACTTCGACGGGCGCCGGGTCGACGGCGACCGGGGCCTCGCCCTCTATCCCCGCGAGCAGTGCGAAGATTTCAACCGGTACCGGTACGGGCTCGAGCAGCCGAACGAGTACGGGGCCGCGGCGCTCGCCGCCTTCGGCGGCGGCGACGCGGCCGGCGCAATGGCCCGCGAGTACGGCCGGCGCGAGGTGGCCTACCTGCTCGGCGAAGCGGACGCGGACCCCAACAGCGACTCGCTCGACCGGTCGTGCGGTGCGATGGCGCAGGGCGCGACGCGCCTCGAGCGCGGCCGGCGCTACTTCCGCTACGTGCAGGCGCTCCTCGGCCCCGAGGCGCTCGCGACGCACTCGCTCCACGTCGTGCCCGGCGTCGGGCACGATCACCGGGCGATGTTCATGTCGCCCAGCGGCCTCGCCCTCCTATTCGGCGACGGCCGCGCCCACCCGCAGTAG
- a CDS encoding NIPSNAP family protein: MVYELRVYRCMPGRKADVLARFRDHTMRLFTKHGIHVVGFWETLVGEQEELVYITRFETWEEREKRWGAFQGDPEWKAARDKSHERGVIVKSIRTALLQATDFSPAV; this comes from the coding sequence ATGGTGTACGAACTCCGCGTCTACCGCTGCATGCCGGGACGCAAGGCCGACGTGCTGGCGCGGTTCCGGGACCACACGATGCGCCTCTTCACGAAGCACGGGATCCACGTGGTCGGCTTCTGGGAGACCCTCGTCGGCGAACAGGAGGAACTCGTCTACATCACCCGCTTCGAGACGTGGGAGGAGCGTGAAAAGCGCTGGGGCGCCTTCCAGGGCGATCCGGAGTGGAAAGCCGCGCGCGACAAGAGCCACGAGCGCGGGGTGATCGTCAAGAGCATCAGGACCGCGCTGCTCCAGGCGACGGACTTCTCGCCCGCGGTGTGA
- a CDS encoding carbohydrate ABC transporter permease: protein MNAPASAVRRPGRPGDPVRAVLTQALLGANALLVVLPLVFMGLSSLKTTREIFQRPFGLPAVTRWDNYTRLWSAAHFGLYMRNSVVVTVVSMALILAAGTLAAYALGRYRFRGNDLVYLFFLSGIMVPIRLAIIPLFVMMRDLRLLDSLASLVLVYAASGLPSAIFILTGFFRALPQDLDNAARVDGAGEAAILLRVLLPLARPALAIVTVYNIIPIWNDFFFPLVFIHDERLKTLPLGLTVFFGQYATNWAALFAGLTLSAAPVLLLYVLMSQQFIKGLTAGAVKG, encoded by the coding sequence GTGAACGCGCCGGCGTCCGCGGTGCGCCGGCCGGGCCGGCCGGGTGACCCGGTTCGCGCCGTGCTCACCCAGGCGCTGCTGGGCGCGAACGCGCTCCTCGTGGTGCTGCCGCTCGTGTTCATGGGCCTCTCGTCGCTCAAGACCACGCGTGAGATCTTCCAGCGGCCGTTCGGGCTGCCCGCGGTCACGCGGTGGGACAACTACACGCGGTTGTGGAGCGCGGCCCACTTCGGGCTGTACATGCGCAACAGCGTCGTCGTGACGGTCGTTTCGATGGCGCTGATTCTGGCGGCGGGCACGCTCGCGGCCTACGCGCTGGGACGCTATCGCTTCCGCGGCAACGACCTCGTCTATCTGTTCTTTCTCAGCGGGATCATGGTGCCGATCCGTCTCGCGATCATCCCGCTCTTCGTCATGATGCGGGATCTGCGGTTGCTCGACTCGCTCGCGTCGCTGGTGCTCGTCTATGCCGCGTCCGGGCTGCCGAGCGCGATTTTCATCCTGACCGGCTTCTTCCGCGCGCTGCCCCAGGACCTCGACAACGCCGCGCGCGTCGACGGGGCCGGCGAGGCCGCGATCCTCCTCCGCGTGCTGCTGCCGCTCGCCCGCCCGGCGCTCGCGATCGTCACCGTGTACAACATCATCCCGATCTGGAACGACTTCTTCTTCCCACTGGTGTTCATCCACGACGAACGGCTGAAGACGCTGCCCCTCGGCCTCACCGTGTTCTTCGGCCAGTACGCCACCAATTGGGCGGCGCTGTTCGCGGGACTGACCCTGTCGGCCGCCCCGGTGCTGCTGCTGTACGTGCTCATGTCGCAGCAGTTCATCAAGGGGCTCACGGCGGGCGCGGTCAAAGGCTAG
- a CDS encoding sugar ABC transporter permease — protein sequence MAYAFGRWDGIVRAGFAGLDNFHRLFTQYPYRERMTSAFWHNVWTFLLTMIVQNVPAMLFAVLLAGRAWGVRIYRAVFFMPVVLSLVVVGFLWQLFLNPVWGAVDKLLALAGLGALARPWLGDPHTALVALVLVNAWRWVGFPTIVFLAGIQAVPEDYLEAARLDGARPGTIFRRIVLPLLAPQVNIIVILTFIGAFNWFELPYVMEGVTGEPFHSTDVLGLLFYRSAFGAVDTGNPDVGLGSAIAVVMFALILVTSGLGAVYLRRREIEA from the coding sequence ATGGCCTACGCCTTCGGCCGGTGGGACGGCATCGTACGGGCGGGCTTCGCGGGGCTCGACAACTTCCATCGCCTGTTCACCCAATACCCCTACCGCGAGCGGATGACGTCCGCGTTCTGGCACAACGTGTGGACATTTCTGCTCACGATGATCGTGCAGAACGTGCCGGCGATGCTGTTCGCCGTCCTGCTCGCGGGCCGCGCGTGGGGGGTGCGGATCTACCGCGCGGTGTTCTTCATGCCGGTCGTGCTGTCGCTGGTCGTCGTCGGGTTTCTCTGGCAGCTATTCCTGAACCCGGTGTGGGGCGCCGTGGACAAACTGCTCGCGCTGGCCGGCCTGGGGGCGCTCGCGCGCCCCTGGCTCGGCGATCCGCATACGGCGCTGGTCGCGCTGGTGCTGGTCAACGCGTGGCGGTGGGTCGGGTTCCCGACGATCGTGTTCCTCGCCGGGATTCAGGCGGTCCCCGAGGATTATCTCGAAGCCGCCCGCCTCGACGGCGCGCGGCCGGGAACGATCTTCCGGCGGATCGTGCTGCCGCTGCTGGCGCCGCAGGTCAACATCATCGTGATCCTGACGTTCATCGGGGCCTTCAACTGGTTCGAGCTGCCCTACGTGATGGAAGGCGTGACCGGCGAGCCGTTCCACAGCACCGACGTGTTGGGACTGCTGTTCTACCGATCCGCGTTCGGCGCGGTGGATACCGGCAACCCCGACGTCGGACTGGGATCCGCGATCGCGGTGGTGATGTTCGCGCTGATTCTGGTGACGAGCGGGCTGGGCGCGGTGTACCTGCGCCGGCGGGAGATCGAGGCGTGA
- a CDS encoding extracellular solute-binding protein: MRTRIWTAVIVAVLLAGVWPAAVGGQGRAAMTFWSWRGDDRAFYEGMIKKFEAQNPGVSIEFQTYKPTEYNTVLSAAMQAGKGPDIVHLRAYGALQPFARPEFLVPLEDKVPELKTFSRQWLDGARGQADHKVYGVPFAVQTLVIFYNKKLLARAGVQPAATWTWDQFLSALRMLKDKGITPVANGAKEGWTLEIAMGVVAPNFYGGTNFYEAVTHGQTTFRSPQFTGALAKMEDLRPYLSSGYMGVAYTDMQQLFINEQAAMFIGGIWELGYFQSQNSSLNIGVMPGPVAKAGDTPWVSSYDDGNYGVNAKTPHMAEAIKFIRFTATREWGQAFTDQLKQLSAVPGVEVRDPLLKQVVIWMRHATPYIMLVGFRWKNPTGSELIQNDLQGMFAGKLTPQQVGEDVTRGIGTWFPPFAGR, from the coding sequence ATGCGTACGCGAATCTGGACCGCGGTGATCGTCGCCGTGCTGCTGGCCGGTGTGTGGCCGGCGGCGGTCGGCGGGCAGGGCAGAGCCGCGATGACGTTCTGGAGCTGGCGCGGCGACGACCGGGCGTTCTACGAGGGCATGATCAAGAAGTTCGAGGCGCAGAACCCCGGCGTCTCGATCGAGTTCCAGACCTACAAGCCCACCGAATACAACACGGTGCTCTCGGCCGCGATGCAGGCCGGCAAAGGCCCCGACATCGTGCACCTGCGCGCGTACGGCGCGCTGCAGCCGTTCGCGCGACCGGAATTTCTCGTCCCGCTCGAGGACAAGGTCCCGGAGCTCAAGACGTTCTCCCGGCAGTGGCTGGACGGGGCGCGCGGCCAGGCGGACCACAAGGTGTACGGGGTGCCGTTCGCGGTGCAGACGCTCGTGATCTTCTACAACAAGAAGCTGCTGGCGCGGGCGGGCGTCCAGCCGGCGGCGACGTGGACGTGGGACCAGTTCCTGTCCGCCCTGCGGATGCTCAAGGACAAGGGCATCACGCCGGTGGCCAACGGCGCCAAGGAAGGCTGGACGCTCGAGATCGCGATGGGCGTCGTCGCGCCCAATTTCTACGGCGGCACGAACTTCTACGAGGCCGTGACGCACGGACAGACCACGTTTCGCAGCCCGCAGTTCACCGGGGCGCTCGCCAAGATGGAAGACCTGCGGCCGTACCTCTCGTCCGGCTACATGGGCGTTGCCTACACGGACATGCAGCAGCTGTTCATTAACGAGCAGGCCGCGATGTTCATCGGCGGCATCTGGGAGCTCGGCTACTTCCAGAGCCAGAACTCGTCGCTCAACATCGGCGTCATGCCCGGTCCGGTGGCGAAGGCCGGCGACACGCCCTGGGTCAGCAGCTACGACGACGGAAACTACGGGGTCAACGCCAAGACGCCGCACATGGCCGAGGCGATCAAGTTCATCCGTTTCACCGCGACCCGCGAGTGGGGCCAGGCGTTCACCGACCAGCTGAAGCAGCTGTCGGCCGTGCCGGGCGTCGAGGTGCGCGACCCGCTGCTCAAGCAGGTCGTCATCTGGATGCGGCACGCGACGCCGTATATCATGCTGGTCGGCTTCCGGTGGAAGAACCCGACCGGCAGCGAGCTGATTCAAAACGATCTGCAGGGGATGTTCGCGGGCAAGTTGACGCCGCAGCAGGTGGGGGAGGACGTGACCCGCGGCATCGGCACCTGGTTCCCGCCGTTCGCCGGCCGGTAA
- a CDS encoding asparagine synthase-related protein codes for MKARLIEEIRETTAGAPVVVAFSGGLDSTVVAALARDALGPDQVLLVTVNMGPYAYARGNEIVLEVAESLGLRQRCLLGQYKQHRVQAAGPACNRCTREIKLGMVKAVSGGRLVLTGANRSDTWGQLGLRVCNGYYAPLLDLDKPEIRALADLMGVRPPRIGENPGREGCKLKHLLKPLVSPEYHGQAVARANEVVLRVLREAGVAADLANVKIIGPLGRNIGLVNVRPLPPAAARERLRAELEALPELDEVHIVDTPMTLLAKASPAILNDEHARYWIEHGRLAPDFAAAIKVEWQPTTNRRLGTFHIVGFRPGIAA; via the coding sequence GTGAAAGCCCGGTTGATCGAGGAGATCCGAGAGACCACTGCCGGCGCGCCGGTCGTGGTCGCGTTCAGCGGCGGGCTCGACAGTACCGTCGTCGCGGCCCTCGCGCGGGACGCGCTCGGGCCCGACCAGGTCCTGCTCGTCACCGTCAACATGGGACCGTACGCGTACGCCCGCGGCAACGAGATCGTCCTGGAAGTCGCGGAGTCGCTCGGCCTCCGCCAGCGGTGCCTGCTCGGGCAGTACAAACAGCACCGGGTCCAGGCGGCCGGGCCGGCGTGCAACCGCTGCACCCGCGAGATCAAGCTCGGCATGGTCAAGGCCGTGTCCGGCGGCCGGCTTGTCCTCACCGGCGCGAACCGCAGCGACACGTGGGGCCAGCTCGGCCTCAGGGTCTGCAACGGATACTACGCGCCGCTCCTCGATCTCGACAAGCCCGAGATCCGCGCGCTCGCCGACCTGATGGGCGTCCGCCCGCCGCGCATCGGTGAAAACCCCGGGCGCGAGGGCTGCAAACTGAAGCACCTGCTCAAGCCGCTCGTCTCACCCGAGTATCACGGCCAGGCGGTGGCGCGGGCCAACGAGGTGGTGCTGCGCGTGCTGCGGGAGGCCGGGGTCGCCGCCGATCTCGCGAACGTGAAGATCATCGGCCCGCTCGGCCGCAACATCGGCCTCGTCAACGTGCGTCCCCTGCCGCCCGCCGCGGCGCGGGAGCGGCTGCGAGCGGAGCTCGAGGCGCTGCCCGAACTCGACGAGGTGCACATCGTCGACACGCCGATGACCCTGCTCGCGAAGGCGAGCCCCGCGATCCTCAACGACGAGCACGCCCGCTACTGGATCGAGCACGGCCGGCTGGCCCCGGACTTCGCGGCGGCGATCAAAGTAGAATGGCAGCCGACGACCAACCGGCGCCTCGGCACGTTTCATATCGTGGGGTTCCGGCCGGGGATCGCCGCCTAA
- a CDS encoding ABC transporter permease has protein sequence MIAQFGTTFRLSLVEQKHNRFAIALLLCYLPAWYGIIAALSAGTIQFKLRAFGIIVITSQERLGLLTGMLNATTLIMGFVGLTVMRQSEAVDQRLVLCGHSRAALVLGRLLALGLASLAVAAYATGMLALFFPPRHFALVAAGSFVAVAAYVAIGMLVGVVLAGDLEGLFFIIMLSIVDTFMQNPIGSAAANHQVVEFFPSYLPMQMVVAGALTNRAAWWQFWAGLGWAAGFGVLVLAAFWYRTRTERAYG, from the coding sequence GTGATCGCCCAATTCGGCACCACCTTCCGGCTCAGCCTCGTCGAGCAGAAGCACAATCGCTTCGCGATCGCGCTCCTCCTCTGCTACCTGCCGGCGTGGTACGGCATCATCGCCGCGCTGTCGGCGGGCACGATCCAGTTCAAGCTGCGCGCCTTCGGCATCATCGTCATCACCAGCCAGGAGCGCCTCGGCCTGCTGACCGGCATGCTGAACGCGACGACGCTCATCATGGGGTTCGTCGGCCTGACCGTCATGCGGCAGTCCGAGGCCGTGGACCAGCGGTTGGTCTTGTGCGGCCACTCGCGCGCGGCTCTGGTGCTGGGGCGCCTCCTCGCGCTGGGCCTGGCATCGCTCGCCGTCGCGGCGTACGCGACCGGGATGCTGGCGCTGTTCTTCCCGCCGCGGCACTTCGCGCTCGTCGCGGCGGGGTCGTTCGTCGCCGTGGCGGCCTACGTCGCGATCGGAATGCTGGTCGGGGTCGTGCTGGCGGGAGATCTCGAAGGCCTCTTCTTCATCATCATGCTGAGCATCGTCGACACGTTCATGCAAAACCCGATCGGCAGCGCGGCCGCGAACCATCAGGTGGTCGAATTCTTTCCGTCCTACCTGCCGATGCAGATGGTCGTCGCGGGGGCGCTCACGAACCGCGCGGCGTGGTGGCAGTTCTGGGCGGGGTTGGGATGGGCGGCGGGCTTTGGCGTGCTGGTGCTGGCCGCGTTTTGGTACCGGACCCGAACGGAGCGCGCCTACGGGTGA
- a CDS encoding ABC transporter ATP-binding protein, with the protein MNASPSLAATNVARAFGRRQVLRGVSFCAYPGEMIGIVGENGAGKTTLMRIVAGLLPATSGRVEIHGRLGYCPQEPQTHAALTVAQNLEWFAAAYRMPDPGPAEALMRRLAFDQYRHALVRDLSGGTRQKLNLVLALMHAPTVLLLDEPYQGFDWETYQRFWTLAEESRRAGQTIVIISHLFYDLARFDRVLRLRDGVLEAELTA; encoded by the coding sequence GTGAATGCGTCTCCGTCGCTGGCGGCCACGAACGTCGCGCGGGCGTTCGGCCGCCGTCAGGTCCTCCGCGGTGTCTCGTTTTGCGCCTATCCCGGTGAGATGATCGGCATCGTCGGGGAGAACGGCGCCGGCAAGACGACGCTCATGCGGATCGTGGCGGGCCTCCTGCCGGCGACGAGCGGCCGGGTGGAGATTCATGGACGGCTCGGCTATTGTCCGCAAGAGCCGCAAACTCACGCCGCGCTGACGGTGGCGCAGAATCTCGAGTGGTTCGCGGCCGCCTACCGGATGCCCGATCCCGGGCCGGCAGAGGCGCTGATGAGGCGCCTGGCGTTCGATCAGTACCGGCATGCGCTGGTGCGGGACCTGAGCGGCGGGACCCGCCAGAAGCTCAACCTGGTGCTCGCCCTGATGCACGCCCCGACGGTGCTGCTGCTCGACGAGCCCTACCAGGGATTCGACTGGGAGACCTATCAGCGGTTCTGGACGCTGGCCGAAGAATCGCGGCGCGCCGGTCAAACGATCGTCATCATCTCGCACCTGTTTTACGATCTCGCGCGGTTCGACCGCGTCCTACGGCTCCGGGACGGCGTGCTGGAAGCGGAACTCACGGCGTGA
- the queG gene encoding tRNA epoxyqueuosine(34) reductase QueG, translated as MNAPASLAAAVKSEARAAGFDLCGITTAAPFALEGRALAEWVAHGYHGEMTYMARNAPRSPAPAAVVAGARSLVVVALYYGDAVPGGAGDASSARGPRGRISRYAHGDDYHLVMEPRLRRLAEFLRSLGARVARYYVDTGPVIDRAAARRAGIGWFGKNTMIITQRTYGSWVFLGEILTDLEIAPDPEAEGDCGRCRICLDACPTGAIVDPYTVDARRCISYLTIEHRGPIPRDLRPQIGDHIFGCDICQAVCPHNARTASARHPELAPRPETGARPELIPLLNITQAEFRRRFRGSPVKRTKRSGLRRNVAVALGNAGDPAAVPALCEALTDADALVRAHAAWALGRIGGETAREHLRGRLTDERDLAVREEIELALGAREDAGERTA; from the coding sequence GTGAACGCTCCCGCCTCCCTTGCCGCCGCGGTCAAATCCGAAGCGCGGGCGGCCGGGTTCGACCTGTGCGGCATCACGACGGCCGCGCCGTTCGCGCTCGAGGGCCGCGCGCTCGCGGAGTGGGTGGCCCACGGCTACCACGGCGAGATGACCTACATGGCGCGAAACGCGCCCCGGTCGCCGGCCCCGGCGGCCGTGGTTGCCGGCGCGCGGTCGCTCGTGGTGGTGGCGCTCTACTACGGGGACGCGGTCCCCGGCGGCGCGGGCGACGCGTCTTCGGCCCGCGGGCCGCGCGGGCGGATCAGCCGGTACGCGCACGGCGACGACTACCACCTCGTGATGGAGCCGCGCCTGCGCCGGCTGGCGGAGTTTCTGCGCAGCCTCGGCGCCCGCGTCGCGCGGTACTACGTGGACACCGGGCCCGTGATCGACCGGGCGGCCGCGCGGCGCGCCGGGATCGGGTGGTTCGGCAAGAACACCATGATCATCACGCAGCGCACTTACGGCTCGTGGGTCTTCCTCGGCGAGATCCTCACCGACCTCGAGATCGCCCCCGACCCGGAGGCGGAAGGCGACTGCGGCCGCTGCCGGATCTGTCTCGACGCCTGCCCGACCGGCGCGATCGTCGACCCGTACACGGTGGACGCGCGCCGCTGCATCTCGTACCTCACGATCGAGCACCGCGGCCCGATTCCCCGGGACCTCCGGCCGCAGATCGGCGATCACATCTTCGGCTGCGACATCTGTCAGGCGGTGTGCCCCCACAACGCGCGCACCGCGTCCGCGCGCCACCCCGAGCTCGCGCCGCGCCCGGAGACCGGGGCCCGGCCGGAGCTGATTCCGCTGCTCAACATCACCCAGGCCGAGTTTCGGCGGCGCTTTCGCGGCTCGCCGGTGAAGCGCACGAAGCGGAGCGGCCTCCGCCGCAACGTCGCCGTGGCCCTCGGCAACGCGGGGGATCCGGCCGCCGTCCCGGCGCTGTGCGAGGCGCTCACGGACGCGGATGCGTTGGTCCGCGCGCACGCCGCCTGGGCGCTGGGGCGGATCGGCGGTGAGACCGCCCGCGAACACCTGCGCGGGCGTCTCACCGACGAACGCGATCTCGCGGTCAGGGAAGAGATCGAGCTTGCGCTCGGCGCGCGCGAGGACGCAGGGGAGCGGACCGCGTAG
- a CDS encoding phosphopantothenoylcysteine decarboxylase, giving the protein MSLRGRRILITSGPTRAPIDAVRFVSNKSTGRLGSLIAEAALEAGADVTFVYGRGSALPLVRGGRIDHLRVLPIDTVDDLVGVFRQELPTGYDAVVHAMAVLDFQPAETREEKVSSNLTEWNVRLVPTPKAAALVRDLAPQTFFIGFKLEVDKSAGDLVGIAADWARRTHADLVVANDMRDIEHGTHTGHLVRPDGTVEQVVQGKEMIARALVTLLDRRLAQRVAR; this is encoded by the coding sequence ATGAGTCTTCGCGGACGCCGCATCCTCATCACCTCCGGCCCGACACGGGCGCCGATCGACGCCGTCCGGTTCGTGTCCAACAAGTCCACCGGGCGGCTCGGCTCGCTGATCGCCGAGGCGGCGCTCGAAGCCGGGGCGGACGTCACGTTTGTCTACGGGCGCGGCAGCGCGCTTCCGCTCGTCCGCGGCGGCCGCATCGACCACCTGCGCGTGCTGCCGATCGACACGGTCGACGACCTGGTCGGGGTGTTCCGTCAGGAGCTGCCGACCGGCTATGACGCGGTCGTACACGCGATGGCCGTCCTGGACTTCCAGCCGGCCGAGACCCGCGAAGAGAAGGTCTCGAGCAATCTGACCGAGTGGAACGTCCGCCTGGTCCCGACCCCCAAGGCGGCGGCGCTGGTCCGCGACCTCGCGCCGCAGACGTTCTTCATTGGCTTTAAGCTCGAAGTCGACAAGTCGGCCGGGGACCTCGTGGGCATCGCCGCGGACTGGGCGCGCCGGACGCACGCCGATCTCGTGGTCGCCAACGACATGCGCGACATCGAGCACGGCACCCACACCGGCCACCTGGTGCGGCCGGACGGCACGGTGGAACAGGTCGTGCAGGGCAAGGAGATGATCGCCCGCGCGCTCGTGACACTCCTCGACCGGCGCCTCGCGCAGCGGGTCGCTCGGTAG
- a CDS encoding tyrosine-type recombinase/integrase: protein MRAKVSPRPFAEVVEAFLLQKQVNGCSARTVAVYKWWLDRLAAVVPDTSAVDPAAMTRFFAGLRERGVSPSTVHQAFRTFRTFTRWLIATGAIRRNRLDGLAIRTPKTLPAVPADEELNAVLQSCTDSPAGIRNYAAILMMADAGLRASEALHLLVEDWRPADRSVFVRSGKGARDRVVFVGATTARALKAWLSVHPQPGPETWLFCQRDGRPLTNRGLVTILHRLSVRVGLPPDRRLHPHSLRHLAATAWLRNGMGLDQVRRLLGHSSLNTTLRYSSLVSADLQQAHRDAGAIERMGVDRLQRARRRPA from the coding sequence ATGCGCGCCAAGGTGTCGCCTCGGCCGTTCGCCGAGGTAGTTGAAGCGTTCCTGCTCCAAAAACAGGTGAACGGCTGCTCCGCCCGCACGGTAGCCGTTTACAAATGGTGGCTCGACCGCCTCGCTGCCGTTGTGCCGGACACCAGCGCCGTTGATCCGGCCGCCATGACGAGGTTCTTTGCCGGGCTGCGCGAGCGCGGCGTCTCGCCCTCGACGGTCCACCAGGCTTTCCGGACCTTCCGCACGTTCACGCGCTGGCTGATCGCGACCGGTGCCATCCGTCGGAATCGACTCGACGGGCTGGCGATCCGGACGCCGAAGACGCTCCCGGCCGTCCCTGCTGACGAGGAACTGAACGCCGTGCTGCAATCCTGTACCGACTCACCAGCCGGGATACGCAATTACGCCGCGATCCTCATGATGGCAGACGCTGGCCTGCGCGCGAGCGAGGCACTTCATTTGCTGGTCGAGGACTGGCGGCCCGCTGACCGGTCCGTGTTCGTCCGGAGCGGCAAGGGGGCCCGGGATCGCGTTGTGTTTGTCGGTGCTACCACCGCGCGCGCTCTGAAGGCGTGGCTGTCCGTGCACCCGCAGCCCGGACCGGAGACGTGGCTTTTTTGCCAGCGCGACGGACGGCCGCTTACCAATCGAGGTCTCGTCACCATTCTGCACCGGCTCAGCGTACGCGTGGGCCTGCCGCCGGATCGGCGTCTGCATCCTCACAGTTTGAGGCATCTGGCCGCGACCGCGTGGTTGCGGAATGGGATGGGGCTCGACCAGGTGAGGCGGCTCTTGGGCCACAGCAGCCTGAACACCACGTTAAGGTACAGCAGCCTGGTCTCGGCCGACCTCCAGCAGGCCCATCGCGACGCTGGGGCTATAGAGCGCATGGGAGTTGACCGGTTGCAGCGCGCGCGTCGACGACCGGCATGA
- a CDS encoding IS481 family transposase, which yields MGPDDRVVHRRLGWFRHVDEITHNVAKTCRYFGISRQTYYRWYRRYGKLGEAGLRDGSSRPLHSPRATPSEVVEKVLYLRRYYHFGPARICMYLRRYHALTISQSGIWRLLKRAGVSRLPSNMRYQSREQRFKRYEKPLPGHQLQIDVKFLAPVAGRTRKYYQYTAIDDCTRIRILKIFDANTQQVAIAFVDYVLSKLPFKVECIQTDNGAEFGPQFHWHVLDKGIQHRYIRPRRPYLNGKTERSHRIDNEEFYRQLEGVVISSVAEFNGLLQEWERFYNYARPHGSLQGQTPYERLREKLQVMCHG from the coding sequence ATGGGTCCGGATGACCGCGTCGTTCATCGACGGTTGGGCTGGTTTCGGCACGTCGACGAGATTACCCACAATGTCGCGAAGACCTGTCGGTACTTTGGAATCAGCCGCCAGACCTACTACCGCTGGTACCGACGCTACGGGAAGCTTGGGGAGGCCGGGCTTCGGGACGGATCCTCGCGGCCCTTGCATTCGCCCCGGGCGACGCCCTCGGAGGTCGTTGAGAAGGTTCTCTATTTGCGGCGATACTACCACTTCGGCCCGGCCCGCATTTGCATGTACCTGCGGCGCTATCACGCGCTGACCATCAGCCAGTCCGGTATCTGGCGGCTGCTGAAGCGCGCCGGCGTAAGTCGACTGCCCTCCAATATGCGGTACCAGAGTCGCGAGCAGCGCTTCAAGCGTTATGAGAAACCGCTGCCTGGCCACCAGCTGCAGATCGACGTCAAATTCCTGGCCCCCGTCGCCGGCCGCACGCGGAAGTACTACCAGTACACGGCCATCGACGACTGCACGCGCATCCGCATCCTGAAGATCTTCGATGCGAACACCCAGCAGGTCGCGATCGCGTTTGTCGACTATGTCCTGTCCAAACTCCCCTTCAAGGTCGAATGCATCCAGACCGACAATGGGGCTGAGTTTGGCCCGCAGTTCCACTGGCATGTCCTCGACAAGGGCATTCAGCACCGCTACATTCGACCGCGGCGCCCCTACCTGAACGGGAAGACCGAGCGATCTCACCGAATCGACAACGAAGAATTCTATCGGCAGCTCGAGGGCGTCGTCATTTCCTCGGTGGCCGAATTCAACGGCCTGCTCCAAGAGTGGGAGCGGTTTTATAACTACGCACGGCCACACGGCAGCCTCCAGGGGCAGACCCCCTACGAACGGCTCCGTGAGAAGCTCCAGGTCATGTGTCACGGATGA